A region from the Hypericibacter adhaerens genome encodes:
- a CDS encoding acyltransferase, producing the protein MTRIAAIAEPPSDALTVDPSAWVSPDARIFPSVRGTKIAIGAGSRLFEFAVIRAVGGSGDVVIGERCMINPHCVLYSGSGIEIGNDVALAPGVQIVPANHAYHRRDIPIAQQGFLPSKGGVKIGDDVWVGANAVLLDGAAIGKGAVIAAGAVVSGEVPPYEIWGGVPARKIGIRGEATP; encoded by the coding sequence GTGACGCGTATTGCCGCCATTGCGGAACCGCCATCCGATGCGCTGACCGTGGACCCGTCGGCCTGGGTCAGCCCGGATGCCCGCATCTTCCCCTCGGTGCGGGGGACGAAGATCGCGATCGGCGCCGGCTCCAGGCTGTTCGAGTTCGCCGTGATCCGGGCCGTGGGCGGCAGCGGCGATGTGGTCATCGGCGAGCGCTGCATGATCAATCCCCATTGCGTGCTCTATAGCGGCAGCGGGATCGAGATCGGCAACGACGTGGCGCTGGCGCCGGGCGTGCAGATCGTTCCGGCCAACCATGCCTATCATCGTCGCGACATTCCCATCGCGCAGCAGGGCTTCCTGCCCTCCAAGGGCGGGGTGAAGATCGGCGACGATGTCTGGGTGGGCGCCAATGCGGTGCTGCTCGACGGGGCGGCGATCGGCAAGGGCGCCGTCATCGCCGCCGGCGCCGTGGTGAGCGGCGAGGTGCCGCCCTACGAGATCTGGGGCGGCGTCCCGGCGAGGAAGATCGGCATCCGGGGCGAGGCGACGCCGTAA
- a CDS encoding FkbM family methyltransferase codes for MSKDPIERLVDALGAIGKDEELRVRFVALLRQAEVRLAQPGLDVREEVTGPIVDALHQCLGPMHKRLASGVDFHFHYRSRIAREFVLAQEAQPDHVWEPQATRLVLQLGRAAHHVLIGGAKGGELAVPLAREIRGFGVVHCFEPHPEQMSMLRHNAAVNGLDNLRFNPLGLWGRDQVVLKLVREQGVARLETVKKATEGCFTSATIVTYAGAQRVEKLELIKLDIAGAELTVLSSAERFLSQPKGKAPHLVFKVHRHHTDWSRGLDNTEICRYLSGFGYHLFAVRDYESNVPMSRQAIELVRPEEAYLDGPPHGFNMLAVKDEAILANSMFRFVSGVSPRLLKHSDPRLHQPLAGAA; via the coding sequence ATGAGCAAGGATCCGATTGAAAGGCTGGTCGACGCGCTGGGCGCGATCGGCAAGGACGAAGAACTGCGCGTGCGTTTCGTGGCGTTGCTGCGGCAGGCCGAGGTGCGCCTGGCGCAGCCCGGCCTCGATGTGCGCGAGGAGGTGACGGGGCCGATCGTCGACGCGCTCCATCAATGTCTCGGGCCCATGCACAAGCGGCTCGCCTCCGGCGTCGATTTCCATTTCCATTACCGCTCCCGCATCGCCCGCGAGTTCGTGCTGGCGCAGGAAGCCCAGCCCGACCATGTCTGGGAGCCGCAGGCCACGCGCCTCGTGCTCCAGCTCGGCCGCGCCGCCCATCATGTGCTGATCGGCGGCGCCAAGGGCGGCGAGCTGGCCGTGCCGCTGGCGCGCGAGATCCGCGGCTTCGGCGTGGTCCATTGCTTCGAGCCCCATCCCGAGCAGATGTCGATGCTGCGCCACAATGCGGCGGTCAACGGCCTCGACAATCTGCGCTTCAACCCGCTGGGCCTCTGGGGGCGCGACCAGGTCGTGCTGAAGCTGGTGCGCGAGCAGGGCGTCGCGCGGCTCGAGACCGTGAAGAAGGCGACGGAGGGCTGCTTCACCAGCGCCACCATCGTCACCTATGCCGGTGCCCAGCGTGTCGAGAAGCTGGAGCTGATCAAGCTCGACATCGCCGGCGCCGAGCTCACGGTGCTGAGCAGCGCCGAGCGCTTCCTGTCGCAACCCAAGGGCAAGGCGCCGCATCTGGTCTTCAAGGTGCACCGCCATCACACCGACTGGTCGCGCGGCCTCGACAACACCGAGATCTGCCGTTACCTCTCGGGCTTCGGCTATCACCTCTTCGCCGTGCGCGACTATGAATCGAACGTGCCGATGAGCCGCCAGGCGATCGAGCTGGTCCGCCCCGAGGAGGCCTATCTCGACGGGCCGCCGCACGGTTTCAACATGCTCGCGGTCAAGGACGAGGCGATCCTCGCCAATTCGATGTTCCGCTTCGTCTCGGGCGTGAGCCCGCGGCTCCTGAAGCACAGCGACCCGAGGCTGCATCAACCCTTGGCCGGTGCTGCGTGA
- a CDS encoding SDR family NAD(P)-dependent oxidoreductase, which translates to MARLQDKIAIVTGGSRGIGRAIVERFLAEGARVATTSQSEPKTPFPADERLVWLQADMSRADDVERLFAAAGDRFGGVDILVNNAGLQLERTIEQTSEAEWDRVMAVNLKSVFLCSRAAIPAFRRRGGGVIVNIGSYDGFVADPNLAAYCASKGGVHALTRAVAVDHGKDRIRCNAICPGWIETDMLEAYYRSLPDPAEARRRIGAIHPAGHTGKPVDIAALALWLASDEAAFVTGQLFTADGGLTAQAPQPR; encoded by the coding sequence ATGGCTCGGCTGCAAGACAAGATCGCGATCGTCACCGGCGGCTCGCGCGGGATCGGGCGGGCGATCGTCGAGCGCTTCCTGGCCGAGGGCGCCCGCGTGGCCACGACGTCGCAGAGCGAACCCAAGACGCCCTTCCCCGCCGACGAGCGGCTCGTCTGGCTTCAGGCCGATATGTCGCGCGCCGACGATGTCGAGCGGCTGTTCGCCGCCGCGGGCGATCGCTTTGGCGGCGTCGACATCCTGGTGAACAATGCGGGCCTCCAGCTCGAGCGGACCATCGAGCAGACGAGCGAGGCGGAGTGGGACCGCGTGATGGCGGTCAACCTCAAATCCGTCTTCCTCTGCAGCCGCGCCGCGATTCCGGCCTTTCGCCGGCGCGGCGGCGGGGTCATCGTCAATATCGGCTCCTATGACGGGTTCGTGGCCGATCCGAACCTCGCCGCCTATTGCGCCTCCAAGGGCGGCGTCCATGCGCTCACCCGCGCGGTCGCTGTCGACCATGGCAAGGACCGCATCCGCTGCAACGCGATCTGCCCCGGCTGGATCGAGACCGACATGCTGGAGGCCTATTACCGGAGCCTGCCCGACCCGGCCGAAGCCCGGCGCCGGATCGGCGCGATCCATCCGGCGGGCCATACCGGCAAGCCCGTGGACATCGCGGCCCTCGCCCTCTGGCTCGCCTCGGACGAGGCCGCCTTCGTCACCGGCCAGCTCTTCACCGCCGATGGCGGGCTGACCGCCCAGGCGCCCCAGCCGCGCTGA
- a CDS encoding aromatic ring-hydroxylating oxygenase subunit alpha yields MAPRDDAQPATVAHFDPDPLRSRSMPGTYYYDPGIYERERRAIFHRTWQYVGHRSMLPAPGSYIVREIADQSVLLLRDRQGEIRAFFNVCQHRAHRLLEGEGRLNSAVVTCPYHAWAYDLAGTLRNARGSEKMTGFDKSAFSLEPVRLDSFLGFLFVNLDGKASPFAEVGGALAAEVASFSPQAADLKCVYRRDYPLKANWKNSVENFSECFHCPVSHRTLVEGALDYPSYRITTHPHHHSHRSRDKGEEQGYGTRTTLAAKQNEFGSWLLWPNWCIEVYPGGNLTVFHHVPAGPEQTIQKVEWYFPQDPPTTEEQEVIDFVHGVRLEDIPICESVQQGQHSLGYRQGRFVVDAERSEISEHAVHDFQVKVLRALGDIG; encoded by the coding sequence ATGGCACCGAGAGACGACGCGCAGCCGGCAACGGTGGCGCATTTCGATCCCGATCCGCTGCGCTCCCGCAGCATGCCCGGAACCTACTATTACGATCCCGGCATCTATGAGCGCGAAAGGCGGGCGATCTTCCACCGCACCTGGCAGTATGTCGGCCATCGCTCGATGCTGCCCGCGCCCGGCAGCTATATTGTGCGCGAGATCGCGGATCAGAGCGTGCTCCTGCTGCGCGACCGCCAGGGCGAGATCCGGGCCTTCTTCAATGTCTGCCAGCATCGCGCCCACCGGCTGCTCGAGGGCGAGGGCCGGCTCAATTCCGCGGTCGTCACCTGCCCCTACCATGCCTGGGCCTACGACTTGGCCGGCACGCTGCGCAACGCCCGCGGCAGCGAGAAGATGACCGGCTTCGACAAGTCGGCCTTCTCGCTGGAGCCGGTCCGGCTCGATTCCTTCCTGGGCTTCCTCTTCGTCAATCTCGACGGCAAGGCGTCGCCCTTCGCCGAGGTGGGCGGGGCGCTGGCGGCGGAAGTCGCTTCCTTCTCGCCCCAGGCGGCCGATCTCAAATGCGTCTATCGGAGGGACTATCCGCTCAAGGCCAACTGGAAGAACTCGGTCGAGAATTTCTCGGAATGCTTCCATTGCCCGGTCTCGCACCGGACGCTGGTCGAAGGCGCGCTCGATTATCCCTCCTACCGGATCACGACCCATCCCCATCACCACAGCCACCGCAGCCGCGACAAGGGCGAGGAGCAGGGTTACGGCACCAGGACCACGCTGGCCGCGAAGCAGAACGAGTTCGGCAGCTGGCTGCTCTGGCCCAACTGGTGCATCGAGGTCTATCCGGGCGGCAACCTGACCGTGTTCCACCATGTGCCGGCGGGACCCGAGCAGACGATCCAGAAGGTCGAATGGTATTTCCCGCAAGACCCGCCGACGACCGAGGAGCAGGAGGTCATCGACTTCGTCCATGGCGTCCGGCTCGAGGACATCCCGATCTGCGAGAGCGTGCAGCAGGGCCAGCACAGCCTGGGCTACCGCCAGGGCCGCTTCGTGGTCGATGCCGAGCGCTCGGAGATCAGCGAGCACGCCGTACACGACTTCCAGGTGAAGGTGCTGCGGGCGCTGGGAGATATTGGGTGA